In Bradyrhizobium sp. 200, the sequence GGGATGGGTCGAACCCGGCGACACATGCTGAACGCGTGGAGCGAGACCGGCTTTCACCTCCACGTCTTTCCATTGTTGTGTTGCCGTTCGCCAACCTCAGCGGTGATGCCGAGCAGGACTATTTCGTCGATGGCGTGACCGAAAGTCTAACCACTGACTTGTCACGCATCGGCGGCTCGTTCGTAATCGCACGGAACAGCGCGTTCTCATATAAGGAAAGAGCTATCGATGTACGGCAAGTCGGCCGCGAATTGAACGTTCGCTATGTGCTCGAGGGCTCAGTGCAACGCAGCGGCAAGCGGCTCCGGATAAACGTGCAGTTGATCGATACCCACAGCGGCCAACATCTTTGGGCGGAGCGTTTCGAGAAGCCCGTCGCCGATTTGTTCGACATCCAAGACGAAATCGTGTCCTTGCTTGCCAACGCGTTGAACGCCCAGCTTATCGAAGCCGAGGCGCGGCGCGCTCAGCAATCAATGCATCCCGATGCAACAGACTTGGCCTTCCAAGGGTTTTCATGGCTATACAAGGGACCGACCCCTGATTACGTTGCTCAGGCGCGCGTCCTTTTTGAGCGCGCTTTGGAAATCGATCCCCGAAGTGTCAAAGCGCTGGTCGGCATGGCACGCGTCCATCTGGCGATGGGGGCCGCGATGTTAGCTGACGACCGGGCCACGCACTTCTCGGCGGCTGAAGCGAACGCGATTAAGGCCCTTTCGCTCGCTCCAGAATACCCGTGGGCCCATTTGGCATTGGGTGGCGCACAAATTTTTACAAACCGCGCAGCACAGGGGATTGCGGAATTTGAACAGGTATTGGGGCTTGATCGCAATTCGGCCGATGCGCACGCCTACACTGGTTTGGCAAAAGTGTTCTTGGGTCGTGCGGCCGAGACCGAAGCGCATGTAGTCGAAGCACTCCGCCTTTCCCCTCGCGATATCTCCGCCTATCAGTGGATGCACATTGTGGGGACAGCCAAATTGCAGCTCGGCGCTGAGGCTGAAGCTGTCGCTTGGTTACAGAGAAGTATTGGCGCAAACCGAAACTTTCCTCTGACCCATTTTATCCTATCCGCTGCCTTGGGCTTACTTGGCGCGTTGCATGAAGCGCGAGCTGCTGCAAACACCGGATTTGCGCTTCATCCAGATTTTACGATCCGTCGTCTGCGCGCCGTCGTATACAGCGACAATGCGACGTATCTCGTTGGGCGAGAGCGCATCTGTGAGGGTCTGCGCTTGGCGGGGGTGCCCGAGGGGTGATGTCGGAGATGGGTCACAAGCGGTAATGCTCTGACTGATCGTAAGATTTCCGCTTGGCCGTCAGAAGCTGACATCGCCACAGATTGCGGTCGCTGGCAGGCCGGGGCACAACGGAAGCGACCGCGCCGCGGTAGCGCACCGCACGCGCGATGAGTGCTGCGCCTGCGATCTACCGGGCGAAGCGGACGAACTCCGCCTCGGTCGGACAACGGAGGCGCGACGCGTTCGCCTATGTTTGCTCAAACGCGAGTTAATTCGCGGATATTGGAAGGAAGGTAAGCGCCTCGCGGAAATTGCGATGGCGAATGTTACGGCGCGGGCGCTGTTCGCCTCAATCACCCGCGCCGGGATTTGGCGAGAAGTATGGAAGTTTGTCCGGCTTCCCCTCCCACTCCTTAGAGTCGGGCGGGGGCGCTTTTTTGACCGTAATATTTGGCCAGATTTTCGCGTATTCCGCATTCAGCGACAGCCATTTCTCAAGCCCCGGCTCGGTGTCAGGCTGGATCGCGTCGACCGGGCATTCCGGCACGCAGACCCCGCAATCGATGCATTCGTCCGGGTGGATGACGAGCATGTTCTCGCCCTCGTAGAAGCAGTCTACGGGGCACACGTCGACGCAGTCCATGATTTTGCAGCGAATACAGCTCTCGTTGACGACGAAGGTCAATTAAGCGTCCTTTCAGCAGATCACAGCGGCGACCTCATTCATGGTGTCGGCCTGTCCTCGCGGTGCTCGTTCATTGGTTGAAAATGGACGCACAGAAGACCTACGTCCTCTGGCTGAATCGGAACACCGAGGAGCAGGCATTCAGCGGCCGAGGGGTCCGTGCTCGGCAGGTTGCCGCACATCTCTCTGCCGAAGTACGTGCAGTCCTGGCAAACACCGAAGCGCCGATGCGCACCACTCGTAGCTAGAGTGGACAGCACTTGGTGCAGGGCGCGACGCATCGCAGTTCGCTCTGTCGCGTCGAGCGAATCCACGGCGCGCACCAGAACCTCGAACGGATCGCGTGCATTCGCTTTTTTGCCCTTGCTCGTCAGTCGCAGACTTACGCTTCGCCCGTCCGTCTTGAATGGCTGTCGGACCAAGTACCCACCCGCTTCAAGCGCCTTAATGGCTTGTGTTGCGGTGCCGCGGGTTGTCGCTTGAAATTCCGCGAGTGCCGACGGGGTCCGCGAGAACGGGTTGGCACGGGCGAAGAAGCGGAGCGCCATCCATTGGGCCGGACTGAGTTCGCCGTCATAGCCCTCAGCTTGTACGAGCCGTCCCACTTGCAGCAGGAGCTCTGCCGTTTCGCGCGCTGACATGTTTGCCTCTTCGGAATAATAGCGTTTCGAAATTAACTTGACAACCGATAATCGGATACGGATAATTTTGTTTCGAAACTAGTTGGAGGGCTGGATCATGGCCCGCAATGTGGCTCTGCCGATCCTCACGGCCGAACCCGGCCTCACCCATTATCTTGAGGAAATCCGGCGGTTCCCGATGTTGGAGCGTCAGGAAGAATACATGCTCGCGAAGCGCTGGCGGGAGCACGGCGATCGCAACGCGGCGCACAAGCTGGTCACCAGCCATCTGCGGCTCGTGACCAAGATCGCCAGGGACTATCGCGGCTACGGCCTGCCTATCTCCGAGGCGATCTCCGAGGGCAATGTCGGCCTGATGCAAGCGGTCGAGCGCTTCGAGCCGGAGAAGGGCTTCCGGTTCGCCACCTACGCCGTGTGGTGGATCAAGGCGGCGATCCAGGAATGCATCCTGCGCTCGTGGTCGCTGGTGAAGATGGGCACCACGGCCAACCAGAAGAAGGTGTTCTTCAACCTCCGCAAGGCCCAGAGCAAAATCTCCATCCTCGGCGATGGCGATATGCGGCTGGACCAGGTGAAGATCATCGCCCGGCGGATCGGCGTCACCGAAACGGACGTGATTTACATGAACCGGCGGCTTGGCGGCGACGCCTCGCTCAACGCCGCGATCCGCGAGGACGGCGATTCCGGCGAGTGGCAGGACTGGCTGGTGGACGAATCCCCGGACCAGGAGACGACGCTCGCCGCGAGCGAGGAGTTCGATAACCGCCGCAAGACGCTGTCCGATGCGCTCACCGTGCTCAACAAGCGCGAGCGGCGCATCTTCGAGACGCGCCGGCTCGCCGAGGAACAGATCACCCTCGCGGAGCTGGCCGAGGAATTCGGCGTCTCGCGCGAGCGCGTGCGCCAGATCGAGGTGAGCGCCTTCGAGAAGGTGCAGAACGCAATGATTCAGAGCGTCGCGTCGATGGCGACCCCGGCGCCTCTGCAGGTGCGTTAGCTTCCAACCCTCTCCCGTGGTGGGAGAAACTGACGATGGCCGTGTCGCTCTGGGTACGCTTTACGGCAACCGAACGGCGCGAGAGGGGCGCCGCTCACCGGGTGCTGATCGAGCCCTCGCTCGACGATCCACGCACGGCACTTTACATCATCGATCGGGCGCCTAGGCCGCGCGTTGCAGATGGAATGTTATCCGACGTTTCATAATGAAGTCGGGGTGCCGATCGTGCGCATTGGCTGCCGCGAGTTCAAGTGTATTGGGGATAAACCGCCGCAAGATCACCCACACATCTACCTCAAGATGGTCGATGCCAGTGAGATCGTCTGCCCCTATTGCTCTACACTATTCCGCTTCGATCCGAGCTTGGGCGCATACGAAGCTGATCCGGCAGATTGTGCTTACGGTAATAGGGACTGAGTTGAAAAGCAGCAACGCTGCTTCCTTCGTCATGCCGGCCGCAGCCAACCAGCGCCAGGCGCCATCGTCCCGCAGTCTCGGCGCGGTTCATGATGGCCACGAACGATCCGAATTCGGCAGGATGCAAGCGTCACGACGGCCAAACCAGCGATAGCGGTTGCGCGCGACCAAGTCATAGATCGCGTCGCGGATCACACGTGGGATGAATTGGAAGATCCATGTCCACTGCCAGCGCGGAAGCTCGCGCGCAATGCGCAGCACGGCTTCGGATTTTACATAGGCCTGTCCGTTCGCCAAGAAGGCAAAGGAATCCGGGTGATCAGGATCGATGCCGAGCTGCTGAGCAAGCGGACGTCCCTCGGCCAACTGGATCGGAACGAAGCGAAAATAGCCGCGGCGATCACGTTTGCTCACGAAGCGGCAGCCGCGAGAGCATAGGACGCATACGCCGTCGAACAGGATCAGGCCGTGCGGCGAGTTGATGCCGCCAGGACTTTTTGGGTCAACGACGATTGACTGCTCCGCCTGCATGGAACAAGCAAACACCCGCGGGACGGCCGGCGCAACAGGGGTGGTCGTCCCTTGGAGCCTGTCTCGAAATGGCTGCCGACATCACCGATGACCGGGTCCCAGCTTGAGCTTGAGCGGTAACAGCACCACCTCCGAGAGGTCGATATCTCCGAAGCCGGAGAACCGTGATGGAGGAGATGCCGCGTAAATCCGCAGCCGAACTTGAGGCCGAGTGCCTTCGGCTTCTGGCGATGGATCCGCACACGCGAGGCATTAAGCGCGTCGAGATAATTCGCACGTACCCTAAAGGCACAGGGCCGAATTGGACCTACGGCGCGCTTGATCCGATGCCGACGCGCGCGGGCGTGGCCATTGCCCAAACGCTTATCGCGTCGGTCTATGGAAGATGGGCGCTGGCAGATTAATGCGCTCATGCAGCCCTCGCTTGTAGGGGGCCGGATAAACCACCATATGTTAGTCTCACCCCCGTCTGAGGACCATTCTCATGGTTGTTGCTGGCGGCGATTACGTCCATTTCGTTGTGAAGTACGGCGGCAAAATCGAAAAGTGCCGGGTAACGGAGACTGCCCTTCTGAACAGAGAGCGTATGAGCAGAAAGGACGCAGGCTATGCACAGCTCATCGCTATCTTTGTAAGGCACCGAGCCGAGATCGAACATCTCGCTCTCGCGAAGCTGCAGCGGGAGGGGCACTCTGACCGCGGTGTTGTAGTGACCACTGAGGATCTGAACCCTTGATGCAGGCTGGCTGTTCGACGCCCTCGCTTGCGAAAGCGACAACGTGGCCACTAGCTGTTGAGCGGCGATGACGTGAACGGAGAAACCCGTATGAACAAGACGCTAGGGCGTTTGGGGTGCTTGTCGGTCATTTGCCTTCCGCAATCCTCAGCCTGCCAGCGTAGTTAGCGTCGACGCGTTGCATCCGGTCAAGTCGATGGACCGAGGAAAGTCCGTTCCGGGTCAACAGCGGACTCGTGCACCGCAGCAAATAGCACAATTATTCGCTTAGTCCTGGCGCGTCGATCCGCGTTACGGATCGATGAGCACTCCCGGGTTGAGCATGCCTTGTGGATCGAGTTCTCTTTTTGCTGCCCGAAGCGCGGCCGCGAAAAGACCCGGGCGCTGGCGATCGTACCAAGGCCGATGATCACGGCCAACAGCGTGATGATGCGTGATCGTACCACCCGCCTCAATCAGTGCGTCGCTGGCAGCATTCTTGATGGCCTGCCACTGCTCCAGAAGAGCACCGTGGCGGCCGAGTGCGTGGAAAGAAAAATAGGGCGCGGGCCCGTCCGGATAGACATGGGTGAAGCGGCATGTGACCTCGCCTTTCAGGCCAGTCGCTTCGAGGATCGCACGCTCCGTCGCCGCCTTCACTTTGTCGTGGAAACTTTCGAACCGATCCCAGGTGATAGCGGTCTCAAACGTGTCGTTGATGAGACCGGCCGGTGTCAAAAACTCGCGCGCATATGGCATGCGAATAAATGCGTTCCGCCAGATTCCTGCTGCGCCTTCGAGATGTGCATCGCCGGCTTTTGCGGCCTCCGGCGTCCCGCCATGGTCGGCGCAGCATTCGAGCGCACGTGCCATCCAGGCATCCAGCGAATGGTCGCCGGATTCAAAGCCGAGCACCATGATCGCGACACTGCCGTCGGCCGCACCGGTGTTGAATGCCTCTTGCGCGTCAAGGATGCGGCAGTTCGATGGATAGAGGCCGGCCTGTGCGATGGCACGCAATGCGCGTGCCGCACCGAAGAACGAGTGGAAACGAACCGATGCGCCGGCACGGAACTTCGGACGTGGCTGCAATCGCATCCAGGCGCGCGAAATCACGCCGAGGGTGCCTTCCGAGCCTATGAACATGCGGTCGGGGCTCGGTCCAGCACCCGATCCTGGCAATCGACGCGTTTCCAGTATGCCGCGCGGCGTCACGACGCGCAGGCTTTCGACGAAATCGTCTATATGCGTGTAGAGACTGGCGAAATGACCGCCCGATCGCGTCGCGATCCAGCCGCCAAGGGTTGAATATTCGAAACTCTGCGGAAAATGCCGCAACGTGACGCCGTGCGGCTTAAGCTGGTTCTCCAACGATGGACCATAGGCACCGCCTTCGATCAGTGCGGCGCGCGATATCTGATCCACCTCGACAACCTTACCGAGATTGCGTAGGTCAAGTGTGACGGCCGCCTTGTAGCGAAGTCCATCGACTCGCGGCTCGACGCCGCCGCAGACGCTCGACCCGCCCCCGAACGGCGTCAGCGAGGCGCTGACGCCACCGGCCCAGTCCATCACAGCGGAAATCTCTGCTTCGTTGCGTGGATATGCGATCACGTCCGGCGCGCTATCGTAGTCGCCGAGCATGGCTCGCACGTAGTCTGGATAGGATTTGCCGTAGGTGTGCGCGACCCGGTCGTAGCGTTCGCTCGTACAGAAAGCGGCAAGTGAGGTCGTCAGCGCAACGCGTGGCGCCCGCAATGCTAGGTCCTCAAGACGGGGCACGGCTTTTGTCTCAAACGCGTCGCACGCGAATTTCGCGTGGTAACGGCCGAGCACGAAAGCCCGCTCCTCGGCAGTCATGCCTTCGTCTTCGCGGCCCCAGCCGTAATGTTTTAGCCTTGCACCGCTCATGGCATCCTCCCTGCTTTTTTCTATCTGTGATTTCCGAGATCGCCGCGGTATCCAGCGCGCCGCTGCAGTTCTGAGCGTTACCTCAACGCGCGCTGAAGGTGAGGCCGGCGCGCTCCTTCAGACGCTTGCGCAACGCCGGACCCATCAGTGCGCCCGGCGTCCAGATGCCGCCCTCGCCCTGCACGTCGCGCACGAGGCAGAGAGCGCTCTCGGCGATCATCTTGCTGGTCGAGCCGTAGCCCGGATCGCGGTCGCCCGTGACTACCGCCTCGACCCGTCCGCCATCCGGCAGCTCACCCAGGAAGAGGATGTCGTAGAAGCCCTTTTCGCGCTCTTCCCGGGTCGGGCCTGCGCCGGGTTTGAGACCGCCGGACGCGACCAGGGAAACCATCGTGGCGAACGTCTCCGTCGTCACGCGAGCGAGTTCCCCAACGCCCGGCGCGACCATCATCTCGTCGTAAACGAAGTCCTTGCCATAGGGATGACCCAACAGGAAATTCGTGCGGTGCATGTTCTTGGTGTTGACCGGCGCCATGGGGAACGGCACGAGCAACGCGTTCATGTGCGGGTCGTATTCAGGGATAAGGCCCGACGGCTGAGACGGCCCGGTGAACCCCGGCGTCAACGCGAAGGGATCGGTCAGCAACCGGATCAGGGCCGGGTCGCGCGCGGTGGCGGCCAATGTCGCCTGGGCGCTCGCTGCGGTGCCTCCAGACATGCCGCCTTTCACCTTGCGCAGGCGAGCCTTGACCCGCCGCGCCGGGCGTCCGAATTTCTCGCGCGCCTTCTCCTGCAACGTGAGCACGCCGAGATCGAACGGAATGGAATCGAAGCCGCAGGAGAAGACGATGCGCGCGCCGGTCCGTTTCGCCTCTTCGTGATGGGCGTCGATCATGCGCCGCATCCAGGCCGGTTCGCCGCACAGATCGACATAGCCAGTGCCCGTGGCCGCGCAGGCCGCCACAAGCTCGGGACCGTGGAGCTGATAAGGCCCGACTGTCGTGATAATCACGGCCGCACGGTCGCACATCGAACGCAGGCTGGCCGGCTCGGCGGCATCCGCCTTCACCAAAGGCAAATCGCCCGGTGCGCCGATGTCGGCGCGCACCTTCTGGAGCTTGTCGGTCGAGCGTCCCGCGATCGCCCAGGACGGAGCTTCGTCGCCGCGATAGGACGTTGCCAGATATTCGGCGATGAGACGGCCGGTGTAACCCGTCGCGCCATAGACGATGATGTCGAAGTCCCGCTTCACGACGTTGGCCCTCCTCGAGACCCGGGAGCTATCTTCAGATCCGTGTGCAATCGCAGGACACGGGGACGCTCAGCACAAGCAGCAAGGGCCATTTGGGCGTCAGCCGCTTCGTTGAACCGTCTCATCGCGTTTGACGGAGGATATCACAGTTCCTGCCTTGGGGCGCGCAAGGTCCGGTTGGGTCAAAAGCTGCCTTGAAACCAGCAGACAGAGAAGTCTGCTTTCCGCGCTAGAAAGGACATTATTGAACTTCGTTCGTCCCTCCAAACGCAGCGGAACGGTCGACCACAAGCCTATAAATTATCCCGATAACCCTTTTTCGCCGGACCAAATCCCGCCGCAGCATCGCGATCGAATCCTGCACTCGCAAGAAAATCAACGCCAGATCAACCACACCCCTTTGCAAGTCCGTGGCCGCACGAACACGCCACGACCCTAGCAAGTCCGTCACCAACCGCCCCAACGTTGCAAAGCCCGTGCCCTGGCCTTAGCGAAAATGTCAGACGGTACTCAAAGGTTTACGTCGAGGCCGAACTCTTGCTTGGCTAGGAGTTTGAATTCCTCGTCGCTCGCTCCGCCAAGGTTGACCACTTCTTCGTCGGTCTTGCTCGCCCGCCATTTGAGAAACGGTACCGCGTCCGGACCGACGGGATAACGGAGCTGCCAGCTGTCGCCGTCGACAATCTCGCGGATTTTTTCTCCGACAATGTAGGGCGATGTTGGGTTGGTCAGCGACTGGGCAAACAAAGCCCTTTGGCGCCGGGCATGTGGGTAAGGAGTATTGTCGGGTGTCGGCTTTGCCTTGGAGAATATCGGCGTGGCGATGACGCCGGGTTCAATGATGGCAACCCGCACGTTGAAAGCCTTCATTTCCTGCGCGAGGCACTCGCTCAGTGCCTCCAGCGCAAACTTGGACGCGCAGTAAGCTGCTGCCGGCGCCATGGCCAGTCGTCCAGAGATCGAGGTGACATTGACGATGCAACCATGCCGCCGTTCACGCATCCCGGGGACGACGGCCTTGATGCAACGCAGCGCGCCGAAAAAATTGGTCTCCATGACTTCACGAAACCGTGCAGTGGAGCTCTCCTCCACCGATCCGCCGCCACCAATCCCTGCGTTATTCACCAGGACGTCGAGGCGACCGTGCTCCGCGAGGACCTTGCCCAACCCACTTTCGACCGAAGCGTCATCATCCACGTCGAGCACCGCCAGGCTAACCGGAAGTTTCTCGGCCGCGACAATCTTCTGAAGCTCTCCTGCACTCTCCAGGTTTCGCATCGTCGCAATGACAGTATGGCCGCCCCGCGCGAGCGTCACCGCGGTCGCCAATCCAATTCCGCTGCTCGTTCCGGTAACCAATGCAATGGTCATTGGTATCTCCCAAACTGTTGAAGCGTATGCGTTTCACAATACGACGCGATTATTTAGTCATGCGCCGGGAACCGTCGCAACACCCAGTAACGGCGTGGCCGCCTCAAATGATGTTTCGAGGCGACGAACTAGAACGCTAAGAATTACGTGCGTGCATTGATCGACGTTAGGATGCGTGAGGGATCGTCATTTTCTCACATGGATCATTCGCGTCGTCGACCCCGACAGCGTCCCAGCACGTCCCCTTTTGCGCCGCCAACGGACATCAACCCATGACGCATAAAGGTGATAGGATCGGCCATCCAGATGGTTTACCGAAGCGGTCAGCAAGTGGCCCAAAAGCAATTGCTTGACCATTATCAAGCGCCGGCAGGAACTCACATCCCGATCCAGCTACATGTACGCGACCCCACCGCTCGACAGGGCTGTCAGTGAGAGGGATCTTGAAATCTCGGAATTCGGCCTGCGGGACGCATAATGCGTTGCACGATCACCGATCATGGTTGGGGACCCATTCCTCCGCGGTTGAGTCCCAATGATGGGTGTCGTCGAAGTGCTTCCAGAGTGGCCGCCTTGGTTTGCTTTCACCCTTCTGTCGTTTTGCATTCAGTGCGCTGAGTTGGACAACGAGCGTCCCAGCCATCATCACCCATTCGCGAGCGTTATATCGGGAGTTCCATTTGATTGTCGCGAGCATCGGATGCCTCCTCCAAAGTAAGAAGCCTTCGCCATCTTAGCCCGGGCCAAGAACACAGGGATGTAAAGTACTTCACAGTCAGCCAACATCTTCGACATAGCCGCGGGCGATCCTATCATGGCATGCGTCTGGCGGGGCTGCCGGAGGGCTGAGTGTCCCAGATCATGTCCTCTCTATCACACAATGACCGGACATCATCGGCGAGGTCGGGCAGGTCCGAAAGTGCCAGGAACGGAAGTCGCGACCTCATTCGATCACCTCATCGGCACGAGTCAGGCGCGCGCTTCAGAGATTTGAAATCTGCAACAGCTTGCGGTCGCCGATCCAGGTTCTGGCAAGGTCGGCCTCGGCCTTGCGGGCTGCGGAGCCATCACCGCGTGACTTGTGCAGTTCTGCCAGCCCGTAATACGACCAGCCATTGGCGGGCGCCCGGCTGAGCGCGCGCTGGAATTGCCGCTCCGCCTCGGCGTAACGGCCGGCCTGCAGCAGGGCGGCGGCAAGCGACTGCCGGATCGGATAATACCAATAGGGCGGCTCGGTGTAGGCCAACGCGTCCTGCAATGTGGCCGCCCGTTCGAACCGGATGATGGCGGTGCGATAGTCGCCCTTGGCCTGGGCTACGCGTGCGAGGATCACCGTGCGCGCGATGCGGAGCACCTCCTGCGCCGGGACGCCTGAATCCTTCAGCAGCTTGAAGTCCGCGGTGCGCTCGATCGTCTCGATGGCGCTCGCTGCGGTAGTAGCGCCCGCGAAGTCACGGTTCGCCACCAGCGCGACGCCGTGCACGTAGAGCCACATCGCCTTGACATAGGGAATCGCATCGCCGGGATCCGGCAGCGCCAAAATGGTCTCGGGCGTGCTGAACTGCGCGTGCGCGAAGTAAGGCGCCGCCTTGACCGGCTGCACCATCGCAATGCCCTTGGCTGCCTCGCTGGGAATGAGCTGGCCGAGCTTCTCCGCAGCCGCAATCACGGTCGGGCCGTCGCCGGCCATCTGCGCCGACGCCATCACGAAGTGCACGTTGTGCGGATAATAGCCGAGCCTGTAGACGCCCATCGGCGCGTTGGTCTCGGTCAGGTATTTTTCATCGACCTTGACCGCGGTCTTGTTGTCTTCCAGCGCGTCGAGATAGCGGCCGACGCGATAATAGATGTGGCTCGGCATGTGCACGAGATGGCCTGCGCCGGGAATCGCACCGCGCAACTTGTCGGCATAGGGCTCGGCGCGCTTGGGCCGGTCCGACGCCTCGACGGCATGAATATAAAGGTGAATAGCGCCGGCATGATTGGGATTACGCGCCAGCACGCGCTCCAGCGTCGGCACGATCGGCACGCTTTGCGGCTTGGCGTCGCGGCCGCCCGGCTTCCAGTAGTCCCAGGGGCTGAGATCCATCGCCGCCTCGGCATAGAGCGTGGCAATCTCGTCGTCT encodes:
- a CDS encoding saccharopine dehydrogenase NADP-binding domain-containing protein, with the protein product MKRDFDIIVYGATGYTGRLIAEYLATSYRGDEAPSWAIAGRSTDKLQKVRADIGAPGDLPLVKADAAEPASLRSMCDRAAVIITTVGPYQLHGPELVAACAATGTGYVDLCGEPAWMRRMIDAHHEEAKRTGARIVFSCGFDSIPFDLGVLTLQEKAREKFGRPARRVKARLRKVKGGMSGGTAASAQATLAATARDPALIRLLTDPFALTPGFTGPSQPSGLIPEYDPHMNALLVPFPMAPVNTKNMHRTNFLLGHPYGKDFVYDEMMVAPGVGELARVTTETFATMVSLVASGGLKPGAGPTREEREKGFYDILFLGELPDGGRVEAVVTGDRDPGYGSTSKMIAESALCLVRDVQGEGGIWTPGALMGPALRKRLKERAGLTFSAR
- the rpoH gene encoding RNA polymerase sigma factor RpoH, producing the protein MARNVALPILTAEPGLTHYLEEIRRFPMLERQEEYMLAKRWREHGDRNAAHKLVTSHLRLVTKIARDYRGYGLPISEAISEGNVGLMQAVERFEPEKGFRFATYAVWWIKAAIQECILRSWSLVKMGTTANQKKVFFNLRKAQSKISILGDGDMRLDQVKIIARRIGVTETDVIYMNRRLGGDASLNAAIREDGDSGEWQDWLVDESPDQETTLAASEEFDNRRKTLSDALTVLNKRERRIFETRRLAEEQITLAELAEEFGVSRERVRQIEVSAFEKVQNAMIQSVASMATPAPLQVR
- a CDS encoding DCC1-like thiol-disulfide oxidoreductase family protein, with the translated sequence MVVDPKSPGGINSPHGLILFDGVCVLCSRGCRFVSKRDRRGYFRFVPIQLAEGRPLAQQLGIDPDHPDSFAFLANGQAYVKSEAVLRIARELPRWQWTWIFQFIPRVIRDAIYDLVARNRYRWFGRRDACILPNSDRSWPS
- a CDS encoding zinc-finger domain-containing protein, whose protein sequence is MECYPTFHNEVGVPIVRIGCREFKCIGDKPPQDHPHIYLKMVDASEIVCPYCSTLFRFDPSLGAYEADPADCAYGNRD
- a CDS encoding DUF1488 family protein is translated as MVVAGGDYVHFVVKYGGKIEKCRVTETALLNRERMSRKDAGYAQLIAIFVRHRAEIEHLALAKLQREGHSDRGVVVTTEDLNP
- the fdxA gene encoding ferredoxin FdxA — translated: MTFVVNESCIRCKIMDCVDVCPVDCFYEGENMLVIHPDECIDCGVCVPECPVDAIQPDTEPGLEKWLSLNAEYAKIWPNITVKKAPPPDSKEWEGKPDKLPYFSPNPGAGD
- a CDS encoding tetratricopeptide repeat protein; the encoded protein is MATFTRSRSLLVSVSLAALGGTALAALLAGSGFILADARATAVDVSLPLADADIPICGTPTATARPNMMFRLVQTEVPRAEMSAASPAPAFADTEPPLWTGIGSITWKITTANERAQAYFDQGLRLAYAFNHDEARRAFRMAQKLDPDCAMCFWGEALVLGPNINLPMPEDAVAPAYAAAQKAKALAGKASPREQALIGAIAARYGSDPKAARAPLDAAYAAEMAKAAKQFAEDDEIATLYAEAAMDLSPWDYWKPGGRDAKPQSVPIVPTLERVLARNPNHAGAIHLYIHAVEASDRPKRAEPYADKLRGAIPGAGHLVHMPSHIYYRVGRYLDALEDNKTAVKVDEKYLTETNAPMGVYRLGYYPHNVHFVMASAQMAGDGPTVIAAAEKLGQLIPSEAAKGIAMVQPVKAAPYFAHAQFSTPETILALPDPGDAIPYVKAMWLYVHGVALVANRDFAGATTAASAIETIERTADFKLLKDSGVPAQEVLRIARTVILARVAQAKGDYRTAIIRFERAATLQDALAYTEPPYWYYPIRQSLAAALLQAGRYAEAERQFQRALSRAPANGWSYYGLAELHKSRGDGSAARKAEADLARTWIGDRKLLQISNL
- a CDS encoding MarR family transcriptional regulator codes for the protein MSARETAELLLQVGRLVQAEGYDGELSPAQWMALRFFARANPFSRTPSALAEFQATTRGTATQAIKALEAGGYLVRQPFKTDGRSVSLRLTSKGKKANARDPFEVLVRAVDSLDATERTAMRRALHQVLSTLATSGAHRRFGVCQDCTYFGREMCGNLPSTDPSAAECLLLGVPIQPEDVGLLCVHFQPMNEHREDRPTP
- a CDS encoding adenylate/guanylate cyclase domain-containing protein, producing MVQERPVRVERRLAAILAADVAGYSRLMHHDEEATHARLTYLLTEVGYPAIAEHGGRIVKNTGDGFLAEFPSAVQAIRAAAQFQTCVRELTTADAQDTRIAFRVGINVGDVIVEPHDIFGDGVNIAARLENIAEPGGICVSSSAYEHIRGKVGIQFLDLGDQNFKNIALPIRAYAVVWDGSNPATHAERVERDRLSPPRLSIVVLPFANLSGDAEQDYFVDGVTESLTTDLSRIGGSFVIARNSAFSYKERAIDVRQVGRELNVRYVLEGSVQRSGKRLRINVQLIDTHSGQHLWAERFEKPVADLFDIQDEIVSLLANALNAQLIEAEARRAQQSMHPDATDLAFQGFSWLYKGPTPDYVAQARVLFERALEIDPRSVKALVGMARVHLAMGAAMLADDRATHFSAAEANAIKALSLAPEYPWAHLALGGAQIFTNRAAQGIAEFEQVLGLDRNSADAHAYTGLAKVFLGRAAETEAHVVEALRLSPRDISAYQWMHIVGTAKLQLGAEAEAVAWLQRSIGANRNFPLTHFILSAALGLLGALHEARAAANTGFALHPDFTIRRLRAVVYSDNATYLVGRERICEGLRLAGVPEG
- a CDS encoding SDR family oxidoreductase, translated to MTIALVTGTSSGIGLATAVTLARGGHTVIATMRNLESAGELQKIVAAEKLPVSLAVLDVDDDASVESGLGKVLAEHGRLDVLVNNAGIGGGGSVEESSTARFREVMETNFFGALRCIKAVVPGMRERRHGCIVNVTSISGRLAMAPAAAYCASKFALEALSECLAQEMKAFNVRVAIIEPGVIATPIFSKAKPTPDNTPYPHARRQRALFAQSLTNPTSPYIVGEKIREIVDGDSWQLRYPVGPDAVPFLKWRASKTDEEVVNLGGASDEEFKLLAKQEFGLDVNL
- a CDS encoding FAD-binding oxidoreductase — its product is MSGARLKHYGWGREDEGMTAEERAFVLGRYHAKFACDAFETKAVPRLEDLALRAPRVALTTSLAAFCTSERYDRVAHTYGKSYPDYVRAMLGDYDSAPDVIAYPRNEAEISAVMDWAGGVSASLTPFGGGSSVCGGVEPRVDGLRYKAAVTLDLRNLGKVVEVDQISRAALIEGGAYGPSLENQLKPHGVTLRHFPQSFEYSTLGGWIATRSGGHFASLYTHIDDFVESLRVVTPRGILETRRLPGSGAGPSPDRMFIGSEGTLGVISRAWMRLQPRPKFRAGASVRFHSFFGAARALRAIAQAGLYPSNCRILDAQEAFNTGAADGSVAIMVLGFESGDHSLDAWMARALECCADHGGTPEAAKAGDAHLEGAAGIWRNAFIRMPYAREFLTPAGLINDTFETAITWDRFESFHDKVKAATERAILEATGLKGEVTCRFTHVYPDGPAPYFSFHALGRHGALLEQWQAIKNAASDALIEAGGTITHHHAVGRDHRPWYDRQRPGLFAAALRAAKRELDPQGMLNPGVLIDP